A genome region from Christensenella minuta includes the following:
- a CDS encoding DUF2284 domain-containing protein — protein MEQRIIEELQKLGAMYTALIAVSEIGFFPGLRTLCEMNSCGAYATGWGCPPGCGTVETLARRVRKYRRGVVYQYVGVLEDSFDYDGMMASEHFFGSISDGIRIFAEKNALDAWVLGAGGCRVCAECTYPGAPCRFPGRKNISLEACGINVSVLCESCGLAYIHGPNTITNTGLVLLG, from the coding sequence ATGGAACAACGGATCATTGAAGAATTGCAAAAGCTAGGGGCAATGTATACCGCGCTCATCGCGGTTTCCGAGATCGGCTTTTTTCCCGGGCTTCGCACATTGTGCGAAATGAACAGCTGCGGTGCGTACGCCACAGGCTGGGGCTGCCCTCCCGGCTGTGGTACGGTGGAAACGCTTGCACGGCGCGTACGGAAATACCGGCGGGGCGTTGTCTATCAATATGTTGGCGTGCTTGAGGATTCTTTTGACTACGATGGCATGATGGCCTCCGAGCACTTTTTTGGGAGCATATCGGACGGCATCCGCATATTTGCAGAAAAAAACGCGCTGGACGCATGGGTTCTCGGCGCAGGCGGATGCAGGGTATGTGCGGAATGCACCTATCCCGGCGCCCCCTGCCGTTTTCCCGGCCGTAAAAACATTTCCCTCGAGGCATGCGGGATCAATGTGTCCGTATTGTGCGAAAGCTGCGGGCTTGCCTATATCCACGGTCCAAATACCATTACCAATACGGGCTTAGTGCTGCTCGGCTGA
- a CDS encoding DUF362 domain-containing protein, protein MARTIDDDCINCGRCVKLCPVHAIYKGEKHMEIDRDKCIDCYACEIECPTHAAYPE, encoded by the coding sequence ATGGCAAGAACAATAGACGATGATTGCATCAACTGTGGAAGATGCGTAAAATTGTGCCCCGTGCACGCGATTTACAAAGGCGAGAAGCACATGGAGATTGACAGGGATAAATGTATTGATTGTTATGCATGCGAGATCGAATGCCCGACCCACGCGGCATATCCTGAATAA
- a CDS encoding LuxR C-terminal-related transcriptional regulator yields the protein MRNDKMAESTGWVFKPDVPTAISVDTEDEFLSNTELYEAVLSSIQDGISVLKPDFKIIYVNKSMLHWYPGEDNVLGQKCYEVFHGRTEPCVCCPTIRAVRTAAPQMDLVPYTTDGEDSGWQKLYAVPVLDKNGHVVLVIEYIRDITFQKRVETNMNELAELYENLEAQNDMLMEILNQRERYKEDLEQTITQNVEKYIRPSLNYLKKNVKERDLNIVAGLIDEIVYPITKKRPSVFDRLSPRELQVCTMIKEGYTSKEIADALFITKKTVDYHRSSIRKKLGLQNENLRVYLETHL from the coding sequence ATGAGGAATGATAAAATGGCTGAAAGCACAGGATGGGTATTCAAGCCCGATGTACCAACCGCGATTTCCGTCGATACGGAGGACGAGTTCCTGTCCAATACGGAGCTTTACGAAGCGGTCCTTTCCAGTATTCAGGACGGCATCAGCGTCCTGAAGCCGGATTTTAAAATTATTTATGTCAATAAGTCCATGCTGCACTGGTATCCGGGCGAGGATAATGTGCTCGGCCAGAAATGCTACGAGGTATTCCACGGCCGCACCGAGCCGTGTGTCTGCTGTCCCACGATCCGCGCCGTCCGTACGGCTGCGCCGCAGATGGACCTTGTGCCATATACAACGGATGGAGAGGATTCCGGGTGGCAGAAGCTGTATGCGGTTCCCGTCCTCGATAAAAACGGCCATGTTGTGCTGGTTATCGAGTATATTCGCGACATTACCTTCCAAAAACGCGTGGAAACCAATATGAATGAACTGGCGGAGTTGTACGAAAACCTGGAAGCGCAGAACGATATGCTGATGGAAATCCTGAATCAGAGGGAACGCTATAAGGAAGACTTGGAGCAGACCATCACGCAGAATGTGGAAAAATATATCCGGCCTTCCCTCAACTATCTGAAGAAAAACGTCAAGGAGCGCGACCTGAATATTGTAGCGGGGCTGATAGACGAGATCGTCTATCCGATCACCAAAAAGCGGCCGTCCGTGTTCGACCGGCTCAGCCCGCGCGAATTGCAGGTATGCACGATGATTAAGGAAGGCTATACCAGCAAGGAGATCGCCGACGCCTTGTTTATTACCAAAAAAACGGTGGACTACCACCGCAGCAGCATCCGTAAGAAGCTGGGACTCCAGAATGAGAACCTGCGCGTCTACCTGGAAACCCACTTGTGA
- the tilS gene encoding tRNA lysidine(34) synthetase TilS produces the protein MEERVRDFITENGLIGLGQTVGVAVSGGPDSMALLACLRSLVPFFSCSVACVHFEHGIRGQESLDDADFVSRFCEEQGIPFYMSAADVPALAREWGMSEETAAKRAREAYFNTLVENEDVDVIATGHHSDDNAESVLMHILRGSGIDGLKGIAARNGNFIRPLLCVSREDVMEYVRDKGLHYMQDKTNDNAEYTRNFVRNTLLPQIRERINPDVSGALNRLSAIAQEDSSFILGEAERVFPECAKQKGDRVEIEIGHFLGFSPAVEYRIIRLACAKLFVTQDIEKAHVGAVIRLAQKNRTGTRVNLSGGLCAEVEYGTLVICFAARRVNHSFCIVFDIEAKNETPFGDYIVCERAEACDFNNKDPYTAYVDRDKLPAHFMFRTRYTGDRITPLGSGGSKKLKDYFIDKKLTREERERTPLLADGNRIIWAVGHVIGDDYKVDGTTKRILRMNYIRCGNIKEETDRGEG, from the coding sequence ATGGAAGAACGAGTGAGGGACTTCATAACAGAAAACGGGCTGATCGGCCTCGGACAGACGGTCGGCGTCGCGGTTTCCGGCGGACCGGATTCCATGGCGCTTCTTGCCTGCCTTCGGTCCCTTGTGCCGTTTTTTTCGTGCTCCGTGGCGTGCGTACATTTTGAGCATGGTATCCGCGGGCAAGAATCCCTCGATGATGCGGATTTTGTCAGCCGTTTCTGTGAAGAACAGGGCATCCCATTTTATATGAGCGCCGCGGACGTTCCCGCGCTTGCGCGGGAATGGGGGATGAGCGAGGAAACGGCGGCAAAGCGCGCGCGGGAAGCGTACTTCAATACGCTTGTAGAAAACGAGGATGTTGACGTAATCGCGACAGGGCACCACAGCGATGACAACGCGGAGAGTGTGCTCATGCATATCCTGCGCGGCAGCGGAATCGACGGCCTTAAAGGGATCGCCGCCCGTAACGGAAATTTTATCCGCCCGCTTTTGTGCGTATCGCGGGAAGACGTGATGGAATATGTGCGTGATAAGGGCCTGCACTATATGCAGGATAAGACAAACGATAACGCGGAATATACCCGCAACTTTGTCCGCAATACGCTGCTCCCGCAGATCCGGGAGCGGATCAACCCTGATGTTTCGGGGGCGCTCAACCGCCTGAGCGCGATCGCACAGGAGGATTCCTCCTTTATCCTCGGGGAGGCGGAACGCGTATTTCCGGAGTGCGCCAAGCAAAAGGGCGACCGTGTGGAGATCGAGATCGGGCACTTCCTCGGGTTTTCCCCGGCGGTAGAGTACCGGATCATAAGGCTTGCCTGTGCGAAGCTTTTTGTAACGCAGGATATTGAAAAGGCGCATGTGGGCGCGGTCATAAGGCTCGCGCAGAAAAACAGGACAGGAACCCGGGTAAACCTCTCGGGAGGGCTGTGCGCGGAAGTGGAATATGGAACACTCGTTATCTGCTTCGCGGCGCGGCGCGTCAACCACAGCTTTTGTATCGTATTCGATATCGAGGCGAAAAATGAAACGCCGTTTGGAGATTATATCGTATGCGAGCGGGCGGAGGCGTGCGATTTTAACAATAAAGATCCGTATACGGCATATGTGGACCGGGACAAGCTGCCCGCGCACTTTATGTTCCGTACGCGTTACACGGGAGACCGTATCACGCCGCTTGGAAGCGGTGGGAGCAAAAAATTGAAGGATTACTTTATCGATAAAAAGCTAACGCGGGAAGAGCGGGAAAGGACGCCGCTGCTCGCGGACGGCAACCGCATCATCTGGGCGGTGGGCCATGTGATCGGGGATGATTACAAGGTGGACGGTACAACAAAGCGTATTCTGCGGATGAACTATATCCGCTGCGGTAATATAAAAGAAGAAACTGATAGGGGAGAAGGCTGA
- a CDS encoding C40 family peptidase — MIKPFGKHRTFVRARRNGDVSSNSEGVSRAAVRYRVRKKKRLFTVVTVAVASVMIPIMIASAATGDMNMTPQPEPTAQVQAAAQPQETKEAQPSSTEAPKLTETTQAAASAAPESSSVTAAGETEEASAQTPVVEEPAAAVTYMEGMTDPKVHEIQQRLMDLYYMGQDETTDYFGPATNQALKYFQRKHGLTVDGAAGPETMALLFSEDAKEYSMALGAAGADVQNMQERLIELGYPISEATGYFGEETEKAVRYFQRMSGLAEDGSVGHMTEELLYSGAAEKSLEYEQMQADKEAEAQQPGEPAEDSKQEDNSSKEDSKQEDNSGSQESSGNGSQQEDSAPVEDNSSSAEDSGDSSPSYTADAGSVEAFIAVAEAQLGKPYVLGGKGPNSFDCSGLIYYALRESGNDVPYRTSAGWRSTDYPTITSISDLQRGDIICMNGHVAIYLGDNMVLDASSSQNAMVTREFGSWFRNGFICAKRPL; from the coding sequence ATGATTAAGCCATTTGGGAAACACAGAACGTTTGTCAGAGCCAGACGTAACGGCGACGTTTCCTCGAATAGCGAGGGCGTATCCCGCGCAGCGGTGCGTTATCGCGTTAGAAAGAAGAAACGGTTGTTTACGGTGGTTACGGTTGCTGTAGCCTCGGTGATGATTCCGATCATGATCGCGTCAGCCGCAACCGGAGACATGAACATGACTCCGCAGCCGGAGCCTACGGCCCAGGTACAGGCGGCGGCCCAGCCGCAGGAAACGAAAGAGGCCCAGCCCTCTTCCACAGAAGCGCCCAAGCTGACGGAAACGACTCAGGCGGCAGCATCCGCTGCGCCCGAAAGTTCGTCGGTAACAGCGGCGGGAGAAACGGAGGAGGCGTCTGCGCAGACGCCTGTGGTGGAAGAACCGGCGGCCGCCGTTACTTACATGGAAGGGATGACCGACCCAAAGGTGCATGAAATTCAGCAGAGGCTGATGGATCTTTATTACATGGGTCAGGACGAGACGACGGACTACTTTGGTCCGGCGACCAATCAGGCGCTTAAGTATTTCCAGCGTAAGCACGGCCTTACGGTAGACGGCGCAGCAGGGCCTGAGACTATGGCGCTTCTGTTCTCCGAAGACGCGAAGGAGTATTCCATGGCGCTCGGTGCGGCAGGCGCGGACGTGCAGAACATGCAGGAACGCCTGATCGAGCTTGGCTACCCGATCTCTGAGGCGACCGGCTATTTCGGGGAAGAGACCGAAAAAGCAGTGCGCTACTTCCAGAGAATGAGCGGCCTTGCGGAAGACGGCAGCGTTGGACACATGACCGAAGAATTGCTTTATTCCGGCGCAGCGGAAAAATCACTTGAATACGAACAGATGCAGGCGGATAAGGAAGCGGAGGCACAGCAGCCGGGCGAGCCTGCGGAAGACAGCAAACAGGAAGATAACAGCAGTAAGGAAGACAGCAAGCAGGAAGATAATTCCGGCAGCCAGGAGAGCAGCGGCAACGGTTCCCAGCAGGAAGACAGCGCTCCCGTGGAAGACAACTCTTCGTCCGCTGAGGATTCCGGGGACAGTTCGCCTTCCTATACGGCGGATGCGGGTTCCGTAGAAGCGTTTATCGCAGTTGCGGAAGCGCAGCTCGGCAAACCGTATGTGCTGGGCGGAAAAGGACCGAATTCGTTCGACTGCTCGGGACTGATCTACTATGCACTGAGGGAAAGCGGCAATGACGTTCCTTACAGGACGTCGGCAGGCTGGAGAAGCACGGATTACCCGACGATTACCAGCATCAGCGACCTGCAGCGCGGCGACATTATCTGCATGAACGGTCACGTAGCGATCTATCTTGGCGACAACATGGTTCTCGACGCATCTTCGAGCCAGAATGCGATGGTAACGAGGGAATTTGGTTCCTGGTTCAGGAACGGCTTCATTTGTGCGAAGCGTCCCCTATAA
- the hpt gene encoding hypoxanthine phosphoribosyltransferase, giving the protein MQHYVERDIEKILLSKDQIEARVGELGEQISNDYEGKDLIAVGILRGSVVFFSDLMRQVKIPMEIDFMAVSSYGKGSTSSGSVQIKYDMQEDIRGKHLLIIEDIIDSGWTLHNLMEQLRGRKPESINICCLLNKPDRREVEVPVKYIGFDIPDEFVVGYGLDYASKYRNYEHVGVLKRSVYE; this is encoded by the coding sequence ATGCAGCATTATGTAGAACGGGATATCGAAAAGATATTGCTTTCAAAAGATCAAATCGAGGCGCGCGTGGGGGAACTTGGCGAGCAAATTTCAAACGATTACGAAGGGAAGGACCTCATTGCGGTGGGAATCCTGCGCGGGAGCGTCGTGTTCTTTTCCGATTTGATGCGGCAGGTCAAGATTCCCATGGAGATCGACTTTATGGCGGTCTCAAGCTATGGCAAGGGCAGCACGTCATCGGGCAGCGTACAGATCAAATACGATATGCAGGAGGACATCCGCGGAAAGCATCTTTTGATTATCGAGGACATCATCGATTCCGGATGGACGCTGCACAACCTGATGGAGCAGCTCCGGGGCCGGAAGCCGGAAAGCATCAATATCTGCTGCCTGCTCAACAAACCCGACCGCCGCGAGGTGGAGGTGCCGGTAAAATATATCGGCTTTGATATTCCGGACGAATTCGTGGTCGGCTATGGGCTCGATTATGCGTCGAAATACAGGAATTACGAGCATGTCGGCGTGCTGAAGCGTTCGGTTTACGAATGA
- a CDS encoding oxidoreductase: MEEKELLFTPIKIGTRTAPNRIVLNAMECCDALDNGDPSPATYKRYEDYFKGQAGLVILEAITPQYDYIARRNQLSIKEHNLPALKKFIAHLKEINPDTLIFFQITHSGEISNNVYSQRIRVTEEPLPGYEDAKLVREEEIEQVIKDYVLGSKYAYEVGADGVDLKLCHGYLGSQILRPFNKDNWKYGGSWENRRQFAIDIYDRTRAAIPDENFVLGSKISIYEGFPGGVGTAGPDTALMDLTESIDLVKQLEAHGASYILQSAGSPSHTLDLAHPDRRTPDYAYMHFYFQKVCRDALKPETAVIGSAYSIYRDGKQPFCAVKPEKNNLRFWGNKNIKEGIVDAIAIGRQAFADPYLPKKMMEGNEKDIHWCTLCDHCVEFLIRQHHVGCATYDPHFTEEYVKMIKEEGKLKAKHT; the protein is encoded by the coding sequence ATGGAAGAAAAAGAATTGTTGTTTACACCGATAAAAATCGGTACGAGAACAGCACCAAACCGCATCGTGCTGAACGCAATGGAATGCTGCGACGCACTTGACAACGGCGATCCAAGTCCGGCAACCTATAAGCGCTATGAAGATTATTTCAAGGGTCAGGCGGGCCTTGTTATATTGGAGGCAATCACGCCGCAGTATGATTACATCGCCAGAAGGAATCAACTCTCAATCAAGGAGCATAACCTGCCGGCGCTGAAAAAATTCATCGCCCACCTGAAAGAGATCAATCCCGACACGCTGATTTTTTTCCAGATCACTCATTCCGGCGAAATCAGCAACAACGTATATTCGCAGCGCATCCGCGTAACGGAAGAACCGCTTCCGGGGTATGAGGACGCCAAACTGGTGCGCGAAGAGGAAATCGAACAGGTTATCAAAGACTATGTTTTAGGTTCCAAATATGCTTACGAAGTGGGCGCGGACGGCGTAGACCTGAAACTTTGCCATGGTTATCTCGGCAGCCAGATCCTTCGTCCGTTCAATAAAGACAACTGGAAGTACGGCGGAAGCTGGGAAAACAGAAGGCAGTTCGCAATCGATATTTACGACCGCACCCGCGCGGCAATCCCGGACGAGAACTTTGTGCTGGGCTCCAAAATTTCTATTTACGAAGGATTCCCGGGCGGCGTAGGTACGGCAGGCCCGGATACGGCGCTGATGGATCTGACGGAATCGATCGATCTTGTAAAACAGCTGGAAGCGCACGGCGCCAGTTATATTCTCCAGTCTGCCGGTTCTCCGTCGCACACGCTGGACCTCGCGCATCCGGACAGGCGGACGCCCGATTATGCTTATATGCATTTCTATTTCCAGAAGGTTTGCCGCGACGCCCTGAAACCGGAAACGGCCGTGATCGGCTCCGCGTACAGCATTTACCGCGACGGCAAACAGCCTTTCTGCGCTGTAAAGCCCGAAAAGAACAATCTGCGTTTCTGGGGCAACAAAAACATTAAGGAAGGCATCGTAGACGCGATCGCGATCGGACGTCAGGCGTTTGCAGACCCGTACCTCCCGAAAAAAATGATGGAAGGAAACGAAAAGGATATCCATTGGTGCACGCTTTGCGACCATTGCGTGGAATTCCTGATCCGCCAGCATCACGTAGGCTGCGCAACGTATGACCCGCACTTCACGGAAGAATACGTCAAGATGATTAAGGAAGAAGGAAAGCTGAAAGCGAAACACACCTGA
- the ftsH gene encoding ATP-dependent zinc metalloprotease FtsH, with translation MGKFFRGPLIYIIIIVVIILAAQFLGNPQTTTVDELQYSEFLQKVQEDGIKDIAIQDRTLVGRYTDSKVPDEAFPAQQYDFSTTIPASIQQFNQDMAAVTGSTNPEDYGFKLNYVPTPEPNFFVQLLPYLIPIVLLLVLWVIIMRRAQNGAGGTGSAMAFGKSKARMTDGGDTNKTFADVAGADEEKEELVEIVQFLKNPARFKELGARIPKGVLLVGPPGGGKTLLAKAVAGEAKVPFFSISGSDFVEMFVGVGASRVRDLFENAKKNAPCIVFIDEIDAVGRQRGAGLGGGHDEREQTLNQLLVEMDGFEVNEGIIVMAATNRRDILDPALLRAGRFDRQITVNYPDVKGREEILKVHAKGKPFEAEVDFKVIARRTPGFIGADLENVLNEAAILAARRRKKKIGMSEIEESITRVIAGPEKKSRVMTEDDRRCTAYHEVGHAILAHLLPKCDPVHEVSIIPRGMAAGYTMTLPEEDKQHVFKSRLMDEITMMLGGRVAESLTLKDISTGAINDLQRATETAKDMVTKYGMSDELGPVFLASGHEVFLGKDFGQTPEYSESTSARIDAEVTRIIESAYAKATDILSKNLRKVVNIGEVLMRKEKLTGEEFQKLFEDEIPVDDPDSWEIEEKKTEKEPEWIAPPAQPTDAEAVETVIVEPPKPEEDA, from the coding sequence TTGGGCAAATTTTTCAGAGGGCCGCTGATCTATATTATCATTATTGTAGTAATCATATTAGCGGCACAGTTTCTGGGCAATCCACAGACGACAACGGTGGATGAGCTGCAGTATTCGGAATTCCTGCAAAAGGTGCAGGAAGATGGCATTAAAGATATAGCGATCCAGGACCGCACCCTCGTCGGGCGGTATACGGATTCAAAGGTGCCGGACGAAGCTTTCCCGGCACAGCAATATGATTTTTCCACGACGATACCGGCGTCTATCCAGCAGTTTAACCAGGATATGGCGGCGGTCACCGGAAGCACCAACCCGGAGGACTACGGCTTCAAGCTGAATTACGTTCCCACGCCGGAACCAAACTTTTTCGTGCAGCTGCTGCCCTACCTGATCCCGATCGTGCTTTTGCTGGTGTTGTGGGTCATTATTATGCGGCGCGCGCAGAATGGCGCGGGCGGCACGGGCAGCGCGATGGCGTTCGGCAAGAGCAAAGCGCGCATGACGGACGGAGGCGACACCAATAAGACGTTTGCCGACGTTGCGGGCGCGGATGAAGAAAAAGAAGAGCTCGTGGAGATCGTACAGTTCCTGAAAAATCCGGCGAGGTTTAAGGAGCTTGGCGCGCGTATTCCCAAGGGCGTGCTTTTGGTCGGGCCTCCCGGCGGCGGTAAAACCCTGCTTGCAAAAGCGGTCGCGGGCGAGGCGAAGGTTCCCTTCTTCTCGATCAGCGGTTCCGATTTTGTGGAGATGTTCGTAGGCGTGGGCGCGTCCCGCGTACGCGACTTATTTGAAAATGCAAAGAAAAATGCGCCCTGCATCGTATTCATCGATGAGATCGACGCGGTAGGACGCCAAAGAGGCGCGGGCCTCGGCGGCGGTCACGACGAACGCGAACAGACGCTGAACCAGCTGCTCGTCGAAATGGACGGTTTTGAGGTTAACGAAGGGATTATCGTTATGGCGGCGACGAACCGCCGCGACATCCTTGACCCGGCGCTGCTGCGGGCAGGCCGCTTCGACAGGCAGATCACGGTAAATTACCCTGACGTCAAGGGCAGGGAAGAGATCCTCAAGGTACATGCGAAGGGCAAGCCGTTCGAGGCCGAGGTGGATTTCAAGGTGATCGCGCGGCGGACTCCGGGTTTCATTGGCGCGGATCTTGAAAACGTATTGAACGAGGCGGCGATCCTCGCGGCACGCCGCAGGAAAAAGAAGATCGGTATGAGCGAGATCGAGGAATCGATCACGAGGGTCATTGCGGGCCCGGAAAAGAAGAGCCGGGTCATGACCGAGGACGACAGGCGTTGTACCGCTTACCACGAGGTGGGCCATGCCATCCTTGCGCATTTGCTTCCCAAGTGCGATCCGGTGCACGAGGTTTCCATTATTCCGCGCGGTATGGCGGCAGGCTATACCATGACGCTGCCTGAGGAAGACAAGCAGCATGTATTCAAATCCCGCCTGATGGACGAGATCACAATGATGCTTGGCGGCCGTGTAGCGGAATCGCTGACCTTGAAGGATATTTCCACAGGAGCGATTAACGACCTGCAGCGCGCGACGGAAACGGCGAAAGATATGGTCACTAAATACGGCATGAGCGACGAGCTCGGTCCGGTATTCCTGGCCTCCGGCCACGAGGTGTTCCTCGGAAAAGATTTCGGGCAGACGCCGGAGTATTCTGAAAGCACGTCCGCGCGCATCGACGCGGAAGTGACGCGTATCATCGAAAGTGCGTACGCCAAGGCGACGGACATCCTCAGCAAAAATCTGCGCAAGGTGGTCAACATCGGAGAGGTGCTGATGCGCAAGGAAAAGCTGACGGGCGAAGAGTTCCAGAAGCTGTTTGAGGATGAAATCCCGGTCGACGATCCCGACTCCTGGGAGATCGAGGAAAAGAAAACGGAGAAGGAACCGGAATGGATCGCGCCGCCTGCACAGCCGACGGATGCGGAAGCGGTGGAAACGGTTATCGTGGAACCGCCCAAACCGGAGGAAGACGCCTGA
- a CDS encoding glycoside hydrolase family 3 C-terminal domain-containing protein: protein MEQIDTIISQLSLEQKADLCSGLDAWNTFPIKDCGVPGVLMTDGPHGLRKQYDESTAMLEQSVPATCYPAASTTACSWDRELLYEMGAALGSEAREQGISMVLGPGINIKRSPLCGRNFEYFSEDPALAGELGAAMIRGIQSTGTGACLKHFAANNREYFRMVSNSIIDKRALREIYLDGFERAVKKGKPYAVMSAYNMLNGTYCGEASALIRGVLRGEWGFGGLVVSDWGACYNREKGIAAGLDLEMPYSGEENTNRIIRAVKNGTLDEADLDACVRRILSFVFRCEKNKKLPYQCDMEKNHALARRIAAESAVLLKNDGLLPLKPGVKVALLGEFAEHPRYQGAGSSMIHPANLENAIGAFRSHGIHYTYAPGFSISGDTVDETMLAEAECAARDCDVAVIIAGLPPQYEVEGIDRTHMHIPQNQIELIERIAKIKPVAVLLCGGAPVEMPWLSSVSALVNCYLGGEAGASAMAQILTGEVNPSGKLAETYPLRLADNPSYHFFSDDRHNVEYRESVYVGYRYYDAAEKEVLFPFGFGLSYTTFEYSDMQTDAGSFAPGGTVTVSARVENTGGAAGAEVVQCYVRADEAPFKKLCGFEKIFLQPGESARVSFTLTERDFSFFSDGWQLMQDVHVLIGASSRDLRMGIIVEIPEGKPLPEYPVSTDGHWNAMQYYGLFEKIPHITFSIHPFTINATLKDFDSVTIGRTVHRLVAKFVEKHIDPGGYMGHDIMLQLLEENPMRVLVSMSGGFFTYGMARGVLMIVNGQVFMGLLAFFSAYRKRKKQKIKSKK from the coding sequence ATGGAGCAGATCGACACAATTATTTCGCAGCTTTCGCTGGAGCAAAAAGCGGACTTGTGCTCCGGGCTCGACGCCTGGAATACGTTTCCCATCAAGGACTGCGGCGTACCCGGCGTTTTGATGACGGACGGGCCGCACGGCCTGCGCAAGCAATACGACGAGAGTACGGCTATGCTCGAGCAGTCCGTACCCGCGACCTGTTATCCCGCAGCCTCTACGACGGCGTGCTCCTGGGACAGGGAGCTTCTGTATGAGATGGGCGCAGCCCTCGGCAGCGAGGCGCGTGAGCAGGGAATTTCCATGGTGCTCGGCCCGGGGATCAATATTAAGCGCTCCCCTCTGTGCGGCCGGAATTTTGAATACTTTTCCGAGGACCCCGCGTTGGCCGGGGAGCTTGGCGCAGCTATGATCCGGGGAATCCAGAGCACAGGAACAGGCGCATGCCTGAAACACTTCGCGGCGAACAACCGCGAATATTTCCGCATGGTCTCCAACTCCATCATCGACAAAAGGGCCCTGCGCGAGATTTACCTTGACGGATTCGAGCGCGCCGTAAAAAAGGGAAAGCCCTATGCCGTCATGAGCGCTTATAATATGCTGAACGGGACCTATTGTGGGGAGGCGTCCGCGCTGATCCGCGGGGTGCTGCGCGGCGAATGGGGGTTCGGCGGCCTGGTGGTATCTGACTGGGGCGCTTGCTATAACCGCGAAAAGGGGATCGCCGCCGGACTCGATCTCGAAATGCCCTATTCCGGCGAAGAAAATACGAACCGCATTATCCGTGCCGTGAAAAACGGCACGCTGGACGAGGCGGACCTTGACGCATGTGTGCGGCGCATCCTTTCCTTCGTATTCCGCTGCGAAAAAAACAAAAAGCTTCCTTACCAATGTGATATGGAAAAAAACCACGCGCTGGCCCGGCGTATTGCCGCAGAAAGCGCTGTGCTGCTTAAAAACGACGGTTTACTGCCGTTGAAGCCTGGTGTAAAAGTGGCCCTTCTCGGTGAATTTGCCGAGCATCCGCGTTACCAGGGGGCGGGAAGCTCGATGATCCATCCCGCGAATCTTGAGAACGCGATCGGCGCTTTCCGCAGCCATGGCATTCATTATACCTATGCGCCGGGCTTTTCCATCTCCGGCGATACCGTTGATGAAACAATGCTCGCCGAAGCGGAATGTGCGGCGCGGGATTGCGACGTTGCCGTTATCATCGCGGGCCTTCCCCCGCAGTATGAGGTGGAGGGCATCGACCGCACGCATATGCATATCCCGCAAAATCAGATCGAGCTGATCGAACGCATTGCAAAAATAAAACCCGTGGCCGTCCTGCTGTGCGGCGGCGCGCCTGTTGAAATGCCATGGCTTTCTTCCGTCTCCGCCCTTGTGAACTGCTATCTGGGTGGTGAAGCGGGCGCATCCGCCATGGCGCAGATCCTGACGGGCGAAGTGAATCCGAGCGGCAAACTCGCGGAGACCTATCCGCTCCGTCTCGCGGACAACCCGTCTTACCATTTCTTTTCGGACGACCGCCACAATGTGGAATACCGCGAAAGCGTTTACGTCGGCTACCGTTATTACGACGCGGCGGAAAAGGAAGTCCTCTTCCCCTTCGGCTTCGGGCTTTCATACACTACTTTTGAATACTCTGATATGCAGACGGACGCCGGGAGCTTTGCCCCCGGCGGTACGGTCACGGTAAGCGCCCGGGTCGAAAACACGGGAGGCGCCGCCGGGGCGGAGGTCGTGCAGTGTTACGTCCGCGCGGACGAAGCGCCTTTCAAGAAGCTGTGCGGCTTTGAGAAAATATTCTTGCAGCCCGGTGAAAGCGCCCGTGTTTCCTTTACGCTGACAGAACGCGATTTTTCTTTTTTCTCCGACGGCTGGCAGCTTATGCAGGACGTACACGTTTTGATCGGCGCTTCGTCGCGTGACCTGCGTATGGGGATCATTGTGGAAATTCCGGAGGGAAAGCCGCTGCCGGAATATCCGGTGTCCACTGACGGCCATTGGAACGCCATGCAGTATTACGGGCTGTTTGAAAAAATCCCGCATATCACCTTCAGCATCCATCCGTTCACCATCAACGCTACTTTGAAGGATTTTGATTCCGTCACCATTGGGCGAACGGTGCACCGCCTGGTCGCTAAATTTGTGGAAAAACATATAGACCCGGGCGGATATATGGGGCACGACATTATGCTCCAGCTTTTGGAGGAAAACCCCATGCGTGTGCTGGTTTCCATGTCGGGCGGTTTTTTCACCTACGGCATGGCGCGCGGCGTACTGATGATCGTAAACGGCCAGGTGTTCATGGGCCTGCTTGCGTTCTTCTCCGCTTACCGGAAACGAAAGAAACAAAAAATAAAATCGAAAAAATAG